Genomic window (Blastocatellia bacterium):
CCTCATCGCATCCACGGCGTTATATGGATCCAGTGATGCCGGAGAGACCAGGACCACTGCATCCCGCTTTGCCTAAACGATCTCCTCCGCTATGGCTGCGAAGGTTTAACGGAGAGACTATCAGGCGCCACTTTTTCACCCGCCGAAGGAATCAGGTCTTTTATCGTTTGCGGGCGAAAGCCTTCGCTCTCATGACGGGTTCTCCGGAAAATGGTGGACAGACCCGTTCAGCCTGTGCCCGACGCAGACTCGTTGTGCTCCTTTCATCGTTAAGGTTTTACCGGAGGGAGGAACCGGCGTGCTCGCCGACGTTCGCTCAAGCTCCGTCAGGACCTCACCGCGTGCCGTCTGGAGGATTGCCCCTGGAGCGATGCGCTCACCAGTTATGAGGGGGCTTCTTTAGTCCCGCGGCAGAGAGGCGAGCAAAAGGGCATTGGGCGGATTGTCCGCGGCATGGCGCGAGTGGTAGGCGAAGCGAATGATCCCCGACCGATCAACGATGAAGACACCGGGTAGTTGTCGAGGGTCTCCGACGGGTTTACCCGCTCCGTATCCTTTTCGTACAGCCTGGAGTCCACGACGCCAGACCGATGGTCCAAGAAGTTGAACCAGTGATCCCCGACCGAGACCGAAGGCAGCAAAGGCCCTGCGCTCGGGATCGGCCAGGCAGGGGAACGGCAGATCGCGTTCCCGCCGGAAAGACTCCGTCTGTCGCTCATCGCCCTGAGTGATGACGACGATCTCAGCTCCCCGCCGACGAAATTCCTCATAATCGCGCCGTAACTCGGCGACGTGCTCGCGGCAAAACGGTCAGCCAAGATGCCGAACGAAGACGAGCACGACCGGCTGGCGCTGCCAGAAATGCGAGAGTCTGACCGTCTGACCATCGGTTTGCTTCAGCTCGACATCCGGTGCCGCATCTCCGATTCGCATCCGATTCCCTCCGAGAATGTGACGCACGCTTTCCAGCCTGCACACAGTCGCAGACCGGAAAGTCCGCGCTGCCTGTGTTCTTTATCCCTTCACAACGCCAATCGGTCGCAAACGAGCGACGCGACGGGCAATCCCGGCGGCTTCGACGACGCGGGCGACCTCGTTGACATCCTTATAGGCTTCGGGCACTTCTTCCAGCACACCATCTTTGCTGGCGGCTTTGACGATAACGCCCCGACTGGCCAGTTGCGCTCGAACTTGATTAATGTCGCGTCCCTTTTTGGCGGCCGTGCGAGACATCATTCGACCGGCGCCATGACAACTGGAAGCAAATGTCTCTTCGGCCGCCGTGCCGATCAACACATAAGATGCTCGCCCCATATCTCCGGGGATGATCACCGGCTGGCCGATGGCGCGATAGGCTTCGTGCAATTCGGGATGGCCGGCGGGCAAGGCGCGGGTGGCTCCTTTTCGATGAACGAGCACACGCCGGGGCTCGCCATCTACCCGATGCGTCTCGAATTTGGCGATGTTATGCGCCACATCGTAGAGAATCTCCAGATCCCCCCTGTCTCCGAAATGTCGCTGGAAGACTTCTCGCACCCAGTGCGTGATCATCTGTCGGTTGGCGAAAGCGAAATTCGCCGCCGCATTCATCGCTCCGAGGTAATCCTGTCCCTCGGGCGAGGTGATATAGGTCGCCGCCATTTCTTTGTCCGGCAGACGAATCTTGTACTTTTCCATCGCCGAACGCAGCACCTTCAAGTAGTCGGTGCACACTTGATGACCGAATCCCCGTGAGCCGGTGTGAATGAGAACGGTCACCTGTCCCGGCGACAGACCGAACGCCCGCGCTGCCGACTCGTCGAAAATCTCATCCACGTACTGGATCTCCAGGAAATGGTTCCCCGAGCCGAGCGTTCCCAGTTGGTCAGCTCCACGATGCTTGGCGTGATCGCTCGCCGCTTTGGGGTTGGCTCCGGGGATGCAGCCGCGCGACTCGATGTGATCGAGATCATCCTCCCGTCCGTATCCCTGTTCAACCGCCCACTGCGCGCCCAATCGGAGCACGTTATCCATCTCCGCCCGACTCACGCTGATTTGCCCTTCCCGACCGGTTCCTGACGGAACGGCATGAAACAGATCGTTGACGATTGCCTCCAGCCGGGACCTCACCTCATCGAGTTCCAGGTGGGATTTCAACAAGCGCACGCCGCAGTTAATATCAAACCCGATGCCGGCCGGCGAGACGACGCCTTCCTCGGCATCGGTCGCGGCCACGCCTCCGATGGGGAATCCGTAGCCCTGATGCACATCGGGCATGACGATGGGCCGACCGACGATTCCCGGGAGAAACGCGAGGTTTGCTGCCTGCTCGAGCGACAGATCCTTCATCACCGATTCGAGCAATGTCTCATCCACGTAAATGATCACATCGGTTCGCATCCCCGGCTTATAACTGCGAGGAATCATGTAGCGATAGTCATCGAGTTTGACCAGTTTTTCTCGCCAGTTCGTGGCCATGACCGTCACCTCCTCTTGTTCAAAACCATATTATAGGCGATGGCATCTCTTAAACCTAGAAGCACGGGCATCAGGTGACCTCCCGATGGGGATGATCGTCGCCGGTCTCAAACCCGCCGAGGGACACGCCTTCCTCCGATCAGGAACGATGGCGAATCAGAAAGATGCTGACTATAATACGGCTCATTTTTTCGCTGCGAGGTCGGATTATGGTGAGGAAGCTGGCATCAGGGAGAATCGTTGCGGCTCTGGCTTTCATCTTGTTTGTTTGCGGCACCGTTGAGGCTCAGGACATTTTCGAGATTCAGGTCTACGAGTACCTGACGGTCCCCAAGAACAGATACAATCTGGAAGTCCACTTCAACTACATTGCCAGCGGGACGAAGGAACGGCAGGGACGAGTGGCTCCGACGGACAATGTCTTTCACCTGACGTTCGAGCTGACGCGGGGGTTGACCGATCACGTGGAACTTGCGGGTTATTTGATGCTGGCTCAGCGTCCGGGCGGAGGGTTCGAGTACGCCGGAGCCCGCATCCGGCCCCGGTTTCGCCTTCCCCGGTCCTGGCGGCTGCCGTTTGACTTCAGCCTCAGCACGGAAGTTGCCTTCCCTCGACCTCAATACGAGGAAAACAGTGTGACTCTGGAGATTCGCCCCATCATTGAAAAATCATTCGCACGATGGCGCCTGTCTTTTAATCCGGTGGTGGGCCGTGCCCTCAAAGGCCCCGAGAGCGATGCCGGTTTCGATTTTGAACCGGGAGCGAAAGTGGCCTACCTCGCCTCGACGAAAGTGGCGACGGGAATCGAGTACTACGGCAGTCTCGGCCAGTGGAGTGACTTCCTCCCTCTCGGTGAGCAACAACATCTTCTCTTTCCCTCGCTGGACCTTTATCTGACCGAGAAGATGATGATCAATCTCGGTGTTGGCTTCAGCCTCACGGGCGTGAACGAAAAACTCATCCCCAAGATGCGGTTAGGGTACCGATTCTGAGGATTCCGCCGTCGTCGAGGTCTGAAGAGGGGACCGATCCGGCCCTCGTCCTCGCCCGTGAGCGGGGAGACGGTCAGGTCTCAGGTCAGCAGGCTCAACCGTCGGTCGGCGCGAGCGGACCCGCCAGGCAGGCGGCATATTCAGGGGGAAGGCTCCGGGGCCGCCCTTGGCCGTCCATGACGACGTGAACCGTGTGACCCCGAGCGAGAGGCTGTCCGTCGGGGGCACGACGAATATCATAGGAGAATGTCAGCGAGCGCCGACGGATTTCGCTCACCCAGGTGCGCACAATCAGCTCGTCATCGTACCGGGCGGACGAGAGATAACGACAGGTGGCCTCGGTCACGGCCAGATAGAGCCCGTACTCCTTCTCGAATCGGCGATACTCGAAGCCTCGTTGCCGACAGTATTCGCTCCGACCCACCTCGAACCAGACAAAATAATTGGCGTAGTAAGCCACTCCCATCTGATCGGTCTCGGCGTAGCGCACGCGCACGCGCACCTCGACGGCGTGATCCGGCACCGTTTTCTCCTCAATCATCGTTTGACAATTTCTCCCCCTTCGGTTACAAAACGACAGGAGATTGTGGGATGGGAGGGGTGAAACTGTCAAAGGCTTGGCGGCTTTCCCGGAACGTTGGCAGCGGGCTCCTGATTCTCATGCTGTTGGGAACGCCGCCGTTGATCTCCGGTCGCTCGTGGTCCCGGGGCAGCGGCTCATCGAGAGAAAGCGTCCAGCAGGCCCCGCCCGTTTATCAGCGTCCCGTCATTGATCGAGGCGAACTGCTTCAGGCCACGCAGCAAATGCTTCACTACGTGAGCGAGCTGCGGGGATTACCCATCCTTCATTCGGTGAAGGCTGCCCTTCAATCGCGCGAGGAGATTCGGCAAAGTCTCATCAAGGATCTCGACGAGCGCACGACGAGTGACGAATTCGATGCTTCAACGAAGCTCCTGATCAAACTCGGCCTCGTCCCCCGTGATTTTAAGTACCGCGAGTTGCTCATTCGCATCATCGAGGAACAGGTGGCGGGCTACTACCGCCCCAAGACCAAAAACCTCTATCTGGCGGACTGGCTAACGCTCGATGAACAAAACAGCGTCATGGTTCACGAGCTGACGCATGCCCTTCAGGATCAGCACTTCCGGTTGGAGCGATTCTCGCGTCTGCCCAAAGGACAGAGCGATTACGAGCTGGCCATCACCTCGCTCATCGAGGGCGATGCCACGGCCGTCATGCTCAATCATCTGCTCAAACCGCAACGGCTCGATATCGCCTCCATCCCGATACCCCTCAGCGCCGTCTTCGATCAGTTACAAAAGTCGGATGATGCCCGCATCAAGGTCCTCAACAGTGCGCCGCCGGTCATTCGTGAGAGCCTCCTCTTCCCCTACGCCTACGGCACGACCTTCGTCCAGTACATTTTGATTCACAGTTCGTGGAATCGCGTGTCGGAAGCCTACGCCGATCCTCCCGACTCCACCGAGCAAGTCCTCCATCCGGCGAAGTTCCTCCATCGAGATTATCCTGTGCGGATTCAGCTCCCGCGATTGGAGAAGGTCCTGGGTAAGAGTTTCGTCCACCGACTCTTCGATACCAATGGGGAGTTCGGCTACTACCTGATCCTCAGCCAGTACATTGACAAGGGGAAAGCCCGTCGAGCCGCCGAGGGCTGGGACGGCGATCAATTCGCCCTCTATGAGAACAAGGCAACGGGCAACACCCTTCTCGTTCTCTACTCGAC
Coding sequences:
- a CDS encoding peroxiredoxin-like family protein is translated as MRIGDAAPDVELKQTDGQTVRLSHFWQRQPVVLVFVRHLGUPFCREHVAELRRDYEEFRRRGAEIVVITQGDERQTESFRRERDLPFPCLADPERRAFAAFGLGRGSLVQLLGPSVWRRGLQAVRKGYGAGKPVGDPRQLPGVFIVDRSGIIRFAYHSRHAADNPPNALLLASLPRD
- a CDS encoding RtcB family protein gives rise to the protein MATNWREKLVKLDDYRYMIPRSYKPGMRTDVIIYVDETLLESVMKDLSLEQAANLAFLPGIVGRPIVMPDVHQGYGFPIGGVAATDAEEGVVSPAGIGFDINCGVRLLKSHLELDEVRSRLEAIVNDLFHAVPSGTGREGQISVSRAEMDNVLRLGAQWAVEQGYGREDDLDHIESRGCIPGANPKAASDHAKHRGADQLGTLGSGNHFLEIQYVDEIFDESAARAFGLSPGQVTVLIHTGSRGFGHQVCTDYLKVLRSAMEKYKIRLPDKEMAATYITSPEGQDYLGAMNAAANFAFANRQMITHWVREVFQRHFGDRGDLEILYDVAHNIAKFETHRVDGEPRRVLVHRKGATRALPAGHPELHEAYRAIGQPVIIPGDMGRASYVLIGTAAEETFASSCHGAGRMMSRTAAKKGRDINQVRAQLASRGVIVKAASKDGVLEEVPEAYKDVNEVARVVEAAGIARRVARLRPIGVVKG
- a CDS encoding thioesterase family protein; translation: MIEEKTVPDHAVEVRVRVRYAETDQMGVAYYANYFVWFEVGRSEYCRQRGFEYRRFEKEYGLYLAVTEATCRYLSSARYDDELIVRTWVSEIRRRSLTFSYDIRRAPDGQPLARGHTVHVVMDGQGRPRSLPPEYAACLAGPLAPTDG
- a CDS encoding DUF6782 family putative metallopeptidase; amino-acid sequence: MGGVKLSKAWRLSRNVGSGLLILMLLGTPPLISGRSWSRGSGSSRESVQQAPPVYQRPVIDRGELLQATQQMLHYVSELRGLPILHSVKAALQSREEIRQSLIKDLDERTTSDEFDASTKLLIKLGLVPRDFKYRELLIRIIEEQVAGYYRPKTKNLYLADWLTLDEQNSVMVHELTHALQDQHFRLERFSRLPKGQSDYELAITSLIEGDATAVMLNHLLKPQRLDIASIPIPLSAVFDQLQKSDDARIKVLNSAPPVIRESLLFPYAYGTTFVQYILIHSSWNRVSEAYADPPDSTEQVLHPAKFLHRDYPVRIQLPRLEKVLGKSFVHRLFDTNGEFGYYLILSQYIDKGKARRAAEGWDGDQFALYENKATGNTLLVLYSTWDSEADAEEFARAYAERTVARYPDAREVHPAREMTTRTWETAEGHVHLERQGLDVLILEGLDEAAMKKFPQLVKTLWQSRKVEMKPSAHRLPARPPR